Proteins encoded by one window of candidate division TA06 bacterium B3_TA06:
- a CDS encoding oxidoreductase → MGISIYQVDSFTQDAFKGNPAGVCILDAPADETWMQMVAREMNLSETAFLYKTDDGFNLRWFTPKLEVDLCGHATLASAHILFEEGYLKPDQEARFYTKSGLLKATLKDEWIELDFPAEPETSADASPELVEALGVKPLYVGKNRFAYLVQVDSEEKLRKMKPDFALLAKIPGLGVIVTTPSGSLEFDFISRFFAPGAGIDEDPVTGSAHCCLGPFWGERMGKTELVGYQASTRGGVVKVRLAGDRVFLGGKAVTVFRGELLSV, encoded by the coding sequence ATGGGCATCTCTATCTATCAGGTAGATTCATTCACCCAAGATGCGTTCAAGGGCAACCCTGCAGGGGTATGTATATTGGACGCCCCTGCCGATGAGACATGGATGCAGATGGTTGCGCGGGAGATGAATCTTTCCGAGACGGCCTTTCTTTATAAGACCGACGACGGCTTCAACCTTCGCTGGTTCACCCCCAAGCTGGAGGTGGATTTGTGTGGCCACGCCACATTGGCCAGTGCCCATATCCTGTTTGAGGAAGGGTATCTTAAGCCAGACCAGGAGGCGCGGTTTTACACCAAGAGCGGACTCCTGAAGGCGACGCTCAAGGACGAATGGATCGAGCTTGATTTTCCTGCCGAGCCCGAGACGTCAGCGGACGCCTCTCCTGAGCTTGTCGAAGCGCTTGGAGTTAAACCTTTATACGTGGGGAAGAACCGTTTCGCCTACCTGGTCCAGGTGGATTCGGAAGAAAAGTTGCGGAAGATGAAGCCTGACTTTGCGTTGCTTGCCAAGATTCCAGGATTGGGGGTGATAGTAACCACTCCTTCCGGTTCTCTGGAGTTCGACTTCATCTCCCGATTCTTCGCGCCTGGCGCTGGGATAGATGAGGACCCGGTAACCGGCTCGGCCCACTGCTGCCTCGGTCCTTTCTGGGGGGAGCGGATGGGTAAAACCGAGCTGGTAGGCTATCAGGCTTCAACTCGCGGAGGGGTAGTAAAGGTTCGCCTGGCTGGTGACAGGGTCTTTCTAGGTGGCAAGGCTGTTACAGTATTTCGGGGTGAGCTTCTCTCTGTTTAG
- a CDS encoding methionine adenosyltransferase, translating into MERVLLTSESVTEGHPDKVCDQISDAVLDEVMRQDPKGRVACETFITVGLVIVGGEITTTCYVDLPVLVRGLLAEIGYTNHRYGFDGATCAILNAIGRQSPDIAQGVDRGGAGDQGLMVGYACDETPELMPMPIMLAHKLARRLAEVRKQGILPYLGPDGKSQVTVEYVDGKPVRISNVVISSQHTPEILDSTENQITEDARSEIIEKVARAVLSSNMLDNETHFFVNPTGKFVIGGPQSDTGMTGRKIIVDTYGGIAPHGGGAFSGKDPTKVDRSATYFARWIAKNVVAADLADRIQVNLAYVIGEPDPASVSLDTFGTGKIDDDKLLEIINSEFDFHPRAIIERLDLLRPIYRPTAAYGHFGRIEDSFTWERLDAVDALRNRAGE; encoded by the coding sequence TTGGAGAGAGTCCTTTTGACCTCCGAGTCTGTAACTGAGGGGCATCCGGATAAGGTGTGCGATCAGATCTCCGACGCTGTCCTTGATGAGGTGATGCGTCAGGACCCCAAGGGGCGGGTGGCGTGCGAGACGTTCATCACCGTTGGATTAGTTATCGTGGGAGGGGAGATCACTACCACGTGTTACGTTGATCTGCCGGTTCTGGTGCGCGGGCTTTTGGCCGAAATCGGTTACACCAATCATCGCTACGGATTCGACGGGGCCACCTGTGCGATCCTTAACGCGATCGGCCGTCAGTCGCCTGACATCGCCCAGGGAGTGGACCGCGGAGGTGCGGGTGATCAGGGTCTTATGGTGGGCTACGCCTGCGATGAAACCCCGGAGCTTATGCCAATGCCCATCATGTTAGCCCACAAGCTTGCGAGGCGGCTGGCCGAGGTGCGCAAGCAGGGGATACTGCCCTACCTGGGGCCGGACGGCAAGTCGCAGGTTACGGTCGAATACGTTGACGGTAAGCCGGTGCGCATCTCGAACGTGGTCATAAGCTCGCAGCACACCCCCGAGATACTCGATTCCACAGAAAATCAGATCACGGAAGACGCGCGCTCAGAGATCATCGAGAAGGTTGCCAGGGCCGTGCTGTCCAGCAATATGTTAGATAACGAGACGCACTTCTTTGTTAATCCTACTGGCAAGTTCGTGATCGGCGGGCCGCAGTCGGATACCGGCATGACCGGCCGCAAGATTATTGTGGATACCTACGGAGGGATCGCCCCGCACGGCGGAGGGGCGTTCTCAGGCAAGGACCCCACAAAAGTGGATCGTTCGGCCACATACTTCGCTCGCTGGATCGCCAAGAACGTTGTGGCGGCAGATCTGGCCGATCGCATCCAGGTGAACCTTGCCTACGTTATCGGTGAGCCTGACCCGGCCTCTGTATCCTTAGATACATTCGGGACGGGAAAGATCGATGATGATAAGCTCCTTGAGATAATTAACTCCGAGTTTGATTTCCATCCGCGCGCCATAATCGAGCGGCTCGATCTGCTTCGACCTATTTACAGACCGACCGCCGCTTACGGACACTTCGGCAGGATCGAGGATAGCTTCACCTGGGAGAGGCTGGACGCGGTGGATGCGCTTCGAAACCGCGCAGGGGAATAG